In one Vulgatibacter incomptus genomic region, the following are encoded:
- the arsC gene encoding arsenate reductase (glutaredoxin) (This arsenate reductase requires both glutathione and glutaredoxin to convert arsenate to arsenite, after which the efflux transporter formed by ArsA and ArsB can extrude the arsenite from the cell, providing resistance.) yields MTMIFHNPNCGTSRKTLALLRERGIEPTVIEYLKTPPSREELSELIAALGIPVRALLRRKESLYAELGVDDPKWSDAELIAFIAEHPILMERPVVVTPKGARLCRPAETLLEVLD; encoded by the coding sequence ATGACGATGATCTTCCACAACCCGAACTGCGGCACCTCGCGCAAGACGCTGGCCCTGCTGCGCGAGCGCGGCATCGAGCCGACGGTGATCGAGTACCTGAAGACGCCACCGAGCCGGGAGGAGCTCTCGGAGCTGATCGCAGCGCTGGGAATCCCGGTTCGCGCGCTCCTCCGCCGGAAGGAGTCGCTCTACGCGGAGCTCGGCGTTGATGATCCGAAGTGGAGCGACGCCGAGCTGATCGCCTTCATCGCGGAGCACCCGATCCTGATGGAGCGGCCCGTGGTGGTGACGCCGAAGGGAGCCCGGCTCTGCCGGCCCGCGGAGACCTTGCTCGAGGTCCTCGACTGA
- a CDS encoding IS5 family transposase, producing MGRSPAGACARSRTRGAVADRQHDREGTPAGGRCAGKSGRNGREAFGPSRGGLMTKVHAIESERGTLVRHVLTGGEVNHVTQAIELLRGLSGRAVVGDKAYDSDALLARIEAQGMAAVSPSRSNRKAARPLDAATYWARNVIERLFGRLKVFRRIATRYDKTAASYGSFLALASSLVLLSGWEA from the coding sequence ATGGGACGCTCTCCGGCAGGCGCTTGCGCCCGATCACGGACTCGCGGAGCTGTTGCTGATCGACAGCACGATCGTGAAGGCACACCCGCAGGCGGCCGGTGCGCGGGGAAAAGTGGGCGAAACGGGCGCGAAGCCTTCGGACCTTCACGCGGCGGCCTCATGACGAAGGTCCATGCGATCGAATCCGAGAGAGGAACGCTGGTCCGCCACGTTCTGACGGGGGGCGAAGTGAACCACGTCACGCAGGCCATTGAGCTTTTGAGGGGTCTCTCTGGGCGAGCCGTCGTGGGCGACAAGGCCTACGACAGCGACGCGCTGTTGGCGCGAATCGAGGCGCAGGGGATGGCAGCGGTGAGCCCTTCACGCTCGAATCGGAAGGCGGCCCGCCCTCTCGACGCCGCCACGTACTGGGCTCGCAACGTCATCGAAAGGCTGTTCGGGCGGCTGAAGGTCTTCCGGCGGATCGCCACCCGATACGACAAGACCGCGGCGTCGTACGGGTCGTTTCTGGCGCTGGCTTCGTCCCTCGTGTTGCTTTCGGGGTGGGAGGCATGA
- a CDS encoding carbon-nitrogen hydrolase family protein, whose translation MERVIAAAVQLTSTEDRARNLREAMRWIDEAHRRGAGFVALPENVDLMGSEEAKIAGAEAVDGPTFQAFAARAKALGIWVLAGTLAERASPGRIFNTSVLYDPEGAAAAVYRKVHLFDVDLADGVRYRESRVVESGRELVVAEAGFGRVGLSICYDLRFPELFRALAQKGAEILAVPSAFTLHTGKDHWEVLLRARAIENTAYVIAPAQVGRHGAGRTTYGNAMIVDPWGAVIARCSDGPGICLAELSPEVLLRVRRELPSLGHRRVGVSGSFSDTDRG comes from the coding sequence ATGGAACGCGTGATCGCCGCTGCCGTCCAGCTCACCTCCACCGAGGACCGTGCCCGGAACCTGCGGGAAGCGATGCGGTGGATCGACGAGGCCCATCGTCGCGGGGCCGGCTTCGTCGCGTTGCCCGAGAACGTCGACCTAATGGGCTCCGAGGAGGCGAAGATCGCGGGCGCCGAAGCTGTCGATGGGCCGACCTTCCAGGCGTTCGCGGCGCGCGCGAAGGCGCTCGGAATCTGGGTGCTGGCTGGCACGCTCGCGGAGCGGGCCTCACCCGGGCGAATCTTCAACACCAGCGTGCTCTACGATCCGGAGGGCGCCGCCGCTGCCGTCTACCGGAAGGTCCACCTCTTCGACGTCGACCTGGCCGACGGCGTCCGCTATCGCGAGAGCCGGGTGGTCGAGTCGGGCAGGGAGCTCGTCGTCGCCGAGGCGGGATTCGGCAGGGTGGGGCTGTCGATCTGCTACGACCTGCGCTTTCCCGAGCTGTTCCGGGCGCTTGCGCAAAAAGGGGCCGAGATTCTCGCCGTCCCGTCGGCCTTCACGCTCCACACCGGCAAGGACCACTGGGAGGTCCTTCTCCGCGCCCGAGCCATCGAGAACACTGCCTATGTGATTGCGCCGGCGCAGGTAGGTCGCCACGGAGCCGGCCGCACCACCTACGGAAACGCGATGATCGTGGATCCGTGGGGGGCGGTGATCGCCCGTTGCTCCGATGGCCCGGGCATCTGCCTCGCCGAGCTGTCCCCAGAGGTCCTCCTCAGGGTGCGGCGCGAGCTCCCGAGCCTCGGCCATCGGCGTGTCGGAGTCTCCGGCTCGTTCTCCGACACCGATCGCGGTTGA
- the rsmG gene encoding 16S rRNA (guanine(527)-N(7))-methyltransferase RsmG: MEEPVEIALKAVVDEARRSFGVEVGPEALDKLAAFVTELLKWNRKINLTAIEDPAAVAELHVLDSLAIGRHVPDGAKLLDVGTGGGFPGIPLAIVRPDVECLLVDRTEKKVLFLKTVIARLGLRNARAAHLRIEGDPASEGIAPSDVVVSRAFAAPGEWLALAKPYVRPGGLAIAMLGSEEPAISELEADLGVSPGAIAMERYRLPSGARRALLLMREG, translated from the coding sequence GTGGAGGAGCCTGTGGAGATCGCCCTGAAAGCCGTGGTGGACGAGGCTCGTCGAAGCTTCGGAGTGGAGGTCGGCCCGGAGGCCTTGGACAAGCTGGCGGCCTTCGTCACCGAGCTCCTCAAGTGGAACCGCAAGATCAACCTGACCGCGATCGAGGATCCCGCAGCGGTTGCCGAGCTGCACGTCCTGGACTCGTTGGCCATCGGCCGCCACGTCCCCGATGGAGCCAAGCTGCTGGACGTCGGGACGGGAGGCGGTTTCCCCGGAATTCCGCTGGCCATCGTCCGGCCGGACGTCGAGTGCCTCCTGGTCGACCGCACCGAGAAGAAGGTGCTCTTCTTGAAGACGGTCATCGCGCGATTGGGCCTCCGGAATGCGCGAGCAGCCCATCTGCGGATCGAGGGCGATCCCGCGAGCGAGGGAATCGCACCGTCGGACGTCGTGGTTTCGCGGGCGTTTGCGGCGCCCGGGGAGTGGCTCGCGCTGGCCAAGCCCTACGTTCGCCCCGGCGGTCTGGCCATTGCGATGCTGGGCTCGGAAGAGCCGGCGATTTCCGAGCTCGAAGCCGACCTTGGCGTCAGTCCCGGGGCCATCGCCATGGAGCGCTACCGGCTCCCGTCGGGTGCTCGACGAGCCCTACTCCTGATGCGCGAGGGTTGA
- a CDS encoding ParA family protein — protein sequence MTRILSISNQKGGVGKTTTAVNLAASLASAERRTLLVDLDPQGNAGSGLGIARDQVELSIYDALVGERRIDEVVRPTEFGYLDVAPASRDLVGAELELVNADRREFRLRDALAGVQGYDFVIVDCPPSLGLLTLNSLTASTSVLVPLQCEYYAMEGLSALMSTINLVRQGLNPALEIEGILLTMFDRRTTLSAQVVNEVRGFFGDQVFQSVIPRNVRLSESPSFGKPILLYDIESAGAQGYLALAQELLAKSDAPSGEPKSAAVG from the coding sequence GTGACTCGAATCCTCTCGATTTCCAATCAGAAGGGTGGCGTCGGCAAGACCACGACGGCGGTGAACCTGGCAGCGTCGCTGGCCTCTGCGGAGCGCCGAACGCTGCTCGTCGACCTCGATCCCCAGGGGAACGCTGGCTCCGGCCTTGGCATCGCCCGCGACCAGGTCGAGCTCTCCATCTATGACGCCCTGGTCGGCGAGCGGCGCATCGACGAGGTCGTCCGACCGACCGAGTTTGGCTACCTGGACGTGGCGCCGGCGAGCCGGGACCTGGTGGGCGCCGAGCTCGAGCTCGTCAACGCGGACCGGCGCGAGTTCCGACTGCGGGACGCTCTTGCAGGGGTGCAGGGCTACGACTTCGTGATCGTCGACTGCCCCCCGAGCCTCGGTCTCCTCACCCTGAATTCCTTGACGGCGTCGACCTCCGTCCTGGTCCCCTTGCAGTGCGAGTACTACGCAATGGAAGGGCTCTCGGCGCTCATGTCGACGATCAATCTGGTCCGCCAGGGCCTGAATCCCGCCCTCGAGATCGAGGGGATCCTCCTCACGATGTTCGATCGCCGCACGACTCTGTCGGCGCAGGTCGTGAACGAGGTGCGGGGCTTCTTCGGCGACCAGGTCTTCCAGAGCGTGATTCCGAGGAACGTCCGACTCTCCGAGTCGCCGAGCTTCGGCAAGCCGATCCTGCTCTACGACATCGAGTCCGCTGGCGCTCAGGGCTACCTCGCTCTTGCGCAGGAGCTGCTGGCGAAGAGCGACGCTCCTTCGGGCGAGCCGAAGTCGGCGGCGGTGGGCTGA
- a CDS encoding ParB/RepB/Spo0J family partition protein gives MEIARDKASRLGRGFSALLPNAGPQVPGTEPARPASGVVNLAIEEIAPDKSQPRRRFEEAKIEELAASIRTKGVIQPILVRRDGDQYRIIAGERRWRASQRAGMKFVPALVKEVTERQAFELALIENIQREDLNAVEEAEAYRRLIDEHGLTQEGCAERVGKDRSSIANSLRLLRLPDDIKEALTEGELNMGHARALLGLADEAAMKRAAKEVASKSLSVRQTEQLVRKQKESGGESKAGEPVVKPDNTAQVRSVEERLQRALGTKVRLTDKGKGRGRLEIEFFSYEELDRLLAVMMGQ, from the coding sequence ATGGAAATCGCGCGCGACAAGGCGAGTCGACTGGGCCGGGGATTCTCGGCGCTCCTTCCGAATGCAGGGCCCCAGGTGCCGGGCACTGAGCCGGCACGGCCGGCGAGCGGCGTGGTGAACCTCGCCATCGAGGAGATCGCGCCGGACAAGAGCCAGCCCCGACGCCGCTTCGAGGAAGCGAAGATCGAGGAGCTCGCCGCCTCGATCCGGACCAAGGGTGTGATCCAGCCGATCCTGGTTCGGCGGGATGGTGACCAGTACCGGATCATCGCCGGCGAGCGGCGTTGGCGCGCCTCGCAGCGGGCGGGGATGAAGTTCGTCCCCGCGCTGGTGAAGGAGGTCACCGAGCGTCAGGCCTTCGAGCTCGCGCTCATCGAGAACATCCAGCGCGAAGACCTTAACGCGGTGGAGGAGGCCGAGGCCTACCGACGGCTGATCGACGAGCACGGGCTCACGCAGGAAGGCTGCGCGGAGCGGGTGGGGAAGGATCGCTCCTCGATCGCCAACTCCCTCCGCCTCCTTCGGCTGCCGGACGACATCAAGGAGGCCCTGACCGAGGGCGAGCTCAACATGGGGCACGCCCGTGCCCTACTGGGTCTGGCAGACGAAGCCGCTATGAAGCGGGCCGCGAAAGAGGTGGCGTCGAAGAGCCTCTCGGTGCGGCAGACCGAGCAGCTCGTCCGCAAGCAGAAGGAGTCCGGCGGCGAGTCCAAGGCGGGTGAACCCGTTGTGAAGCCGGATAACACTGCGCAGGTCCGCTCGGTCGAAGAGAGGCTGCAGCGTGCGCTGGGTACGAAGGTCCGGCTGACGGACAAGGGCAAGGGTCGCGGCCGACTCGAGATCGAGTTCTTCTCCTACGAGGAGCTCGACCGGTTGCTCGCGGTGATGATGGGGCAGTGA
- a CDS encoding bactofilin family protein, whose translation MSRREETSNPGSINAVLGRGSSFEGKLNFEGTVRIEGKFGGEIHTSDTLVIGEGAEVKAEIFAGTVIVSGGRVTGNIRAKTLIELEKEARVYGSLESPAVKIDRGVIFEGTCKMEKLDEPKLKPVASVEKA comes from the coding sequence ATGTCGCGGCGAGAAGAAACGTCGAATCCTGGCTCGATCAACGCAGTCCTCGGGCGGGGCAGCTCGTTCGAGGGGAAGCTCAACTTCGAAGGAACGGTCCGGATCGAAGGCAAGTTCGGCGGCGAGATCCACACGTCGGACACCCTGGTGATCGGCGAGGGTGCCGAGGTGAAGGCCGAGATCTTCGCTGGCACCGTGATCGTTTCCGGCGGGAGGGTCACCGGGAACATTCGGGCGAAGACGTTGATCGAGCTCGAGAAGGAGGCCCGGGTGTACGGCAGCCTCGAGAGCCCGGCCGTCAAGATCGACCGAGGCGTGATCTTCGAGGGCACGTGCAAGATGGAGAAGCTCGACGAGCCCAAGCTGAAGCCGGTCGCTTCGGTGGAGAAGGCCTAG
- the atpH gene encoding ATP synthase F1 subunit delta, producing the protein MIESSIARRYARALFESVGAEFARVGSELESVARSFKDQPELTAFLSDPSASRESRRTFLDAVISKTGLHPMAGNLLRLLDDRGRLLDLPAIAAAYSGMVDEHEGRVRAEVTTVDGLGSELAEQLKKALSSATGKQVELSTHSDPGILGGMIARVGNTVFDGSLRSQLERMKRELVGQP; encoded by the coding sequence TTGATTGAGTCGTCGATCGCTCGGCGGTACGCACGGGCCCTGTTCGAATCGGTAGGCGCCGAGTTCGCCCGCGTAGGCAGCGAGCTCGAGAGCGTCGCGCGCAGCTTCAAGGATCAGCCCGAGCTGACGGCGTTTCTCTCCGATCCCAGCGCATCGCGTGAGAGCCGCCGGACCTTCCTCGACGCGGTGATCTCGAAGACGGGCCTCCATCCCATGGCGGGGAACCTGCTTCGGCTCCTCGACGATCGCGGTCGCCTCCTCGACCTGCCCGCCATCGCCGCTGCCTACAGCGGGATGGTGGACGAGCACGAGGGCCGGGTGCGAGCCGAGGTCACGACCGTCGACGGGCTCGGCTCGGAGCTGGCGGAGCAGCTGAAGAAGGCGCTCAGCTCCGCGACCGGCAAGCAGGTCGAGCTGTCGACGCACAGCGATCCGGGGATCCTCGGCGGCATGATCGCCCGGGTTGGAAACACCGTCTTCGACGGCAGCCTTCGCAGCCAGCTCGAGCGCATGAAGCGCGAGCTGGTGGGCCAGCCGTAA